GCAAGACAAGCGAAGTCGACAACGCGCACGAACCTCATGTATGGCTATGGAATGATTGCGGTACTGGGGTTTTTATTGGGTCTGGATTGGGTTGCCGGTATTATCTTTGGATTGATAGTGTTGGAAGCGGGGCGTGTGTTTAAAGCCTGGCTGGACAAAAAAGAATCCCAGTTGAAAAAATAACTCTAATGAAAGTATTAGATGAAAAAAAGGCCTCAATTGAGGCCTTTTTACTATAGAGTGCAATGATCTACGTCGGGACTATTTCTGCTCGCGAGCAATGGCGCGATGGCCAATGTCTGTGCGGAAATACATCTTGTTCCAAGAAATCTTATTAACAACGTCGTATGCACCTGCTTGCGCTTCTGCCACGGTATTGCCAAGTGAAACAGCGCAAAGCACACGGCCGCCGTTTGTCACAACGCTACCGTCTTTTATTGCCGTACCCGCTTGAAAGACTTTTTGATGGGCCGGTAGTGCAGCATCATAACCTGTGATGACATCGCCTTTTGGGTAGTCAGCAGGATAACCGCCAGCCGCAAGAACTACGCCTAAGCTTGCGCGAGGGTCCCAATCGGCTTTGACCGTGTCTAATTTGCCATTGATCGCCGCCAAACACATTTGAGCCAAATCAGAACGCAAACGCATCATGATAGGTTGTGTTTCTGGGTCACCGAAACGACAGTTGTATTCCAGTGTCTTTGGTGTGCCATCGGCTGCGATCATCACACCAGCGTATAAGAAACCACGGTAGCGATTGCCTTCCGCGTTCATGCCTTTTACCGTTGGCATAATCACTTCGTTCATGATTCGATCATGAATTTCTGGTGTAACAACCGGAGCAGGAGAGTAAGCACCCATGCCGCCAGTGTTTGGCCCTAAATCGCCATTGTCGCGCGCTTTATGATCTTGGCTGGTGGCCATTGGTAGAACCGTTTCGCCATCTACCATGCAAATAAAGCTGGCTTCTTCGCCGGTTAAAAACTCTTCGATAACCACGCGGTTACCTGCATCGCCAAAAGAATTGCCTTGCAGCATGTCTTCAACGGCTTCGATTGCTTCAGCTTCTGTTTGCGCTAAAATAACGCCTTTACCAGCGGCTAAACCATCGGCTTTAACAACAATTGGAGCACCTTGCTGTTTGATATAAGCCACAGCAGGAGCGACTTCAGTGAAGTTGCCGTATGCCGCTGTTGGAATGTTGTGACGTGCTAAGAAGTCTTTGGTGAAGGCTTTAGAGCCTTCTAGTTGTGCTGCGGCAGCGGTTGGACCAAAGATTGCCAACCCTTCTTTCTCAAACGCATCGACAACACCGATAACCAACGGTGCTTCAGGGCCAACGATGGTTAGATCAATGGCTTCTTTTTTGGCAAATGCCACGAGCGCGTCGATGTCGGTTACACCGATATTGACGTTTTCCACTTTGTTTTCCATTGCTGAACCAGCATTGCCTGGTGCAACAAAAATCTTTTCTACTTGGCTTGATTCTGCCGTCTTCCATGCCAAAGCATGTTCACGACCGCCATTACCAATAATAAGAACTTTCATGATCTGTTCATCCTTCATGGTCAATATTTTAGACGTTATCAATAACGACGTTATTAGTGGCGGAAATGACGCATACCAGTGAAGACCATCGCCATGCCAGCTTCATCAGCGGCCGCAATGACCTCGGCGTCACGCATGGAGCCACCAGGCTGGATTACAGCAGTAATGCCAGCTTGTGCTGCTGCGTCGATGCCGTCGCGGAATGGGAAGAACGCATCAGAGGCCATAACAGAGCCAACAACTTCTAGGTTTTCATCCGCGGCTTTAATGCCTGCGATTTTTGCGCTGTAAACGCGGCTCATTTGGCCTGCGCCTACACCGATTGTTTGTTCTGCTTTTGCGTAAACAATGGCGTTAGACTTAACGAATTTAGCCACTTTCCAGGCGAACAAGAGATCCTTTAGTTCTTCGGTGCTTGGTTGGCGTTTTGATACAACTTTAAGGTCGTCTAGTGTGATGGTGCCGTCGTCACGGTCTTGAACTAACAAGCCGCCATTAACTCGTTTGTAATCCAGCGCCGTAGATTTGTTTGCTGACCATTGGCCGCACTCAAGTAAGCGAACGTTTTGTTTTGCAGCCACGATGTCTGCGGCTTCTTTGCTAACGCTTGGCGCAATGATAACTTCAACAAATTGACGGTCAACAATGGCTTGCGCTGTTTTTGCATCCAATTCTCGGTTGAAGGCAATGATGCCGCCAAATGCAGACGTTGGGTCTGTTTGGAAAGCAAGATCGTACGCTTCAAATTGAGACGCGGCCGTTGCAACACCGCAAGGGTTGGCGTGCTTAACGATCACACAGGCTGGCTTGTCGAAGCTTTTTACGCACTCAAGTGCGGCGTCAGTGTCAGCGATGTTGTTGTAAGACAGCGCTTTACCTTGAATTTGTTTCGCGGTGCTGATGGAAGCTTCTTTTGGGTTGGCTTCAACATAGAAAGCGGCTTTTTGATGAGGGTTTTCACCATAGCGCATTTCTTCTTGTTTGTTGAATTGCAAATTGAATGTACGAGCGAAATCTTCGCTGCCACCTTCGACTTTTTTGCCTAGAAAGTTGGCAATCGCGCCGTCGTAATGAGATGTGTGCTCGAAGGCTTGTACGGCAAGATCAAAACGTTGATCGTAAGTAAGGCCGCCATCCGCTTTTAACGAGGCGAGTAAACTGTCATAGCTTGTTGGTGAAACAACGATAGCTACGTCTTTATGGTTTTTCGCCGCAGAGCGAACCATAGTAGGGCCGCCGATGTCGATGTTTTCAATCGCCATTGGAAGATCACAATCTGGGCGTTCAATGGTGGCTTCAAATGGATATAGGTTAACCACAACCATATCAATTTCTTCAATGCCATGTTCTTTCATGACGGCGCCGTCGATGTCACGACGACCAAGAATGCCACCGTGGACTTTTGGATGTAGTGTTTTTACGCGGCCATCCATCATTTCTGGGAAGCCTGTGTAGTCAGAAACTTCCGTTGCTTTAACATTGTTATCCAGTAAAAGACGGTAAGTGCCGCCAGTAGAAAGGATTTCAACGCCTTGAGCGGTTAGTTCACGCGCGAATTCGACAATGCCTGTTTTGTCGGAAACACTGATTAACGCTCGCTTGATTGGAGTCACTGCTTTTTGATTTGCCATCATGGTTCTCACAATTAATTAACACTAAATAAACAAGGGGAAGGTAATACGAAAAAAAGGGCGAATTCGCCCTTTTTTCTTTGTACTTATAGCATGCCGTATTGCTTCAACTTCTTGCGAAGTGTTCCTCGGTTTAAACCGAGGATAGTGGATGCTTTTGTTTGGTTATCCTTTGTGTAGTTCATGACAGACTCTAGCAAAGGCGCCTCAACCTCCGCTAAGACTAACTGATATAAGTCTGTTATTGGCTGCCCATCAAGATGAGCGAAATAGTTTTGCAATGCTTTTTCAACGTTGTCACGTAGTGTTTGTGACTGCTCTGAAGAAGCGGCTTGAAACGTATGAGTATGAGTTTGTTCTACCACAGAATGACCTTCTATTTTTAAAGCTAACCATTTATTAATGTGCATTGATCATCATAGAGAAGAGGGATCTAAGTCTTCATTTTTGATGGTCAGTACATTAAGTGTAAGGTTCGTTTGTCTACAGACAAACAAAGAACTCTTCCAATTTATCAATCTGCTCTTGCGTATTATCAATACGATTAAACAGGCTGCGAAATTGTGTTTTATCCGCTAACGTTTGCAAGTACCAACCAACATGCTTGCGAGCAATGCGCACACCTAAATAATCACCATAAAATTGGTGTAAAGCGTTTACATGGTTGATAACAAGCTGTCTTACCTCAGATAAAGACGGAGGTGCTAACAATTCATTTGTTTCTAAATAGTGATTTATTTCACGAAAGATCCACGGCCTACCCTGAGCAGCGCGTCCGATCATTATACCGTCTGCGTTTGTGTAATCTTTCACAAATTTTGCTGATTCAGGGTCTTTGATATCCCCATTAGCAAAAATAGGAATGCTCAAGTGCTGTTTGATCTCAGCAATTGTGTCGTATTCAGCCGTTCCCTGAAATTTACATTCTCGCGTTCTTCCATGAATGGCTAATGCTTGAATGCCAATGTCTTCCGCCATTTTTGCAATCGTCAGACCGTTTTTTTGATCTAGACTCCAGCCAGTGCGAATTTTTAGCGTGACGGGAACGCTGACACTATTTACAACAGATTCCAGTATTTCACGAACAAGAGCTTCATCTTTAAGCAGCGCAGAGCCAGCGGCTTTATTGCATACTTTTTTGGCGGGGCAGCCCATGTTGATATCAATGATTTGCGCACCTAGCTCGACATTTTGTTGAGCGGCTTCAGCCATCATTTTTGGGTCGCCACCAGCAATTTGAACGGATCTCGGCGAGACTTCCGCATCGTGAATTAAACGATGGCGGCTTTTTGTCGAGTTCCACAGGCGAACATCAGACGTGACCATTTCTGATACGACTAGACCTGCGCCTTGATCATGGCAAAGTCGGCGAAAAGGCAAATCTGTTACGCCAGCCATTGGGGCAAGGATAACGGGTTTGTCAACGCAATACGGGCCAATAGCAAATGCCATGATGTTCCTGAATACTGGATTGAATGTTAAAGATCGTCGACAGCGTCGAGCGGGCGTGAATAATACCTAGGCAATTGCTATTTTTGAAGTCTTGACAGACTGAAAATTGACTATTTTTTGTTCTTTTTTTGAGCTTAAGGGAAAAAACTCGAAAAACTAGTAGGAGCGAGTGTCTGTCGGGAAGGCTCTAAGCTGATGAGTAACAGCACGAGCACCTGGATCTTGTATTGGAATGACCAAATGAATAGGGGTGTTTGGTGGCATATAAGTGATGTCGAGAAAATCTTTGTGCAAATAATCGCTGGGTGCAAAGAGGCGAGCCGCAACAGGTAAACCATTCAAATCAAAAAACTCGAGTGCGATTTTAGGCATAGGCTGAGAAAAATCACTGGTATTGGTAATAATGGCATTGACCAATAGTGTGTTTGGAATAGAGGGGTGGCTTTGTATGCGTACATGCTGAATCGTAATGGCGTTTATATTCTCAAACCTTGGTAGGACACAACCAGAGTAAGAACAAATGGTTCTGTAAATAGATCGAAAGTTAGAAGAGCTACTGCCTTCTACAAAAAAATGCGTAGCAACTTGACCTGATAATAAGGCGAGACCCAGTAATGAGGCAAAAAACCACAACCAAGGGTGCGTGTTCTTTTTGCGAGTAGAAGGCTCATTCTCTCCCAATAGAGGCGCTAGGCTTTGTTGGGCGGATAGTTGCTCAAGAATGCTGTGCTGGTTTTTAATATCAGATGGGCGAGTTTGTTCCGATGCGGTTTGCGCCAAAGAATGCAAAGCAACCATATAATCTGGCTCTTTGGCGGGCGCAGCCTGCTTACTGGCGGTTGTTTCAGGTGGTGGCGTACTTTTCGCTGCTTTGTTGGCAGAGGGGGCGCTCGATGTTGCTTTGAGAGCCGCTTCTACTTCGGCAAGTTCGACTTCCCACGGCGCGGGTTCATCTTGCCTTTTTGCTTCAGTCCGCTTTGCCGCTTTTATGGAGGAGTCTAATGGCTGCGGAGTCGTTTCATGATAAGAGTCGTAGTTTGTTTCGGTAATAGCGGGTTTTTCTTCGCCCAGTGGATTCAGATCTTCATCATTGAATAAGGTATGCAGCCAGTCTGGATTGACTATTTCTTCAGCTGGGGCAAGTCGAGTGTCGACGACTTTGTCTGTGCTCCTGGGTTCGACAGGTAGGGGCGTGCTATCAACTTGTGCTTGCTCTTTCGCAACAGTGGTGCTTTTTGGTTGTTTGTTGTCCGTGGTGGACTTGCTGAGAATGGCTTTGTTATCTGCTACTTTGGCGGCATCAAAAATATGAAAGCATTGGCCACATCGGACTTTCCCCTTGGCCATGCTTAATACTTCATCGCTTACACGAAATGCGGTTGAACATTTAGGGCAACGTGTAATTAGGCTATTGGCCATGGAGTAGTATCTTCCTGTTTAAAACGGTACTAAATGAATGGAGTGTTATGCGTTCTTGGTGCCAACAATACGAACCCATTCTTCCCTTTCCGTAATCGATTCGATCGTAAACCATTCTTGGTACGCTTGAATGACTTCCTCTGCTTGGTTGGCAAGTATGCCAGACAATGCTAATTGACCGCCGGTTTTAACCAGCGCAGAAATGGTCGGCGCTAAGTGTGCAAGAGGGCCAGCAAGAATGTTAGCGACTACAATATCAGCTTGTAAGTCAGATTCATAAGGTGGCAACTTTATGTCTATCCGACTTGGATCGATATGATTACGTTGAGCATTTGCTTCGGTTGCTTGGACTGCCTGAGGGTCAATGTCGATACCAACCATATTGTTAGCGCCAAGCAGCAAACCTGCAATCCCAAGAATACCAGAGCCACAGCCATAATCTATGATGGTTTTGTTTTCACAGTCGATGCTGTCTAACCATTGTAGACACAGTGCCGTTGTTGGGTGAGTTCCTGTGCCAAAGGCTAATCCAGGATCTAGCATCAAGGTGACGGCATCAGGGTCTGGTACTTCACGCCAGCTAGGGCATACCCAAAGGCGTTTGCCAAATTGGATGGGGTGATAGCTGTCCATCCACTCTCTTACCCAATCTTTGTCTTCGAGTATTTCTATTTTCATATCGATGTCGGTTTCACCAAGGGACGTGGCCTTGTGTTCAACGACTGGGCGAATGTGTTCAATGTCTGCATCGGCTTCGAACAGACCTGTGATCTTAGTGTTTTTCCACAATGGTGTTGTGTTTAACTCTGGTTCGTACACTGGATCGTCATGAACGTCTTCAAAAGTGACAACCAAAGCGCCGCAGTCGAGAAGTGTGTCTTCGAAAGCAGGAACGTGATCTGGAGTGGTGTGGATACGAATTTGAAGCCAAGGCATAAAGTGGAGTCCAACAATAAACAAAACAAGAATAGAATAGCGAAGCTTGGTGCGAGAGGCGAGAGGAAAATGATTGTCCCTAGTGATTTATGTCATCACTAGGGACAAAACGACCGTTTTTATAGGCCGAGTTTTTTCTCTAAATAATGGATATTAACGCCACCAGCAATGAAATTAGCGTCATTTACTAGTTCTTTTTGGAGCTCTATATTGGTTTTAATACCATCGATGAATGTTTCATCTAGAGCGCCGGAAAGGCGTTTTAATGCAGCTGTACGGTCTGGCGCATGGCAAATGATTTTGGCAATCATGGAGTCATACGTTGGTGGAACTGTGTAGCCACTGTATAGGTGAGAGTCAACACGAACACCCATACCACCTGGCGCGTGGAAGTAATCCACTTTACCTGGGCATGGCATGAAAGTTTTAGAGTCTTCCGCATTGATACGAGACTCAACGGCGTGACCGTTTAGCTTGATATCTTCTTGTTTCATTGACAGTTTCAAACCACTGGCAATACGAAGCTGCTCTTTCACGATATCAACACCTGTCACCATTTCAGTCACTGGGTGCTCAAC
This genomic stretch from Marinomonas primoryensis harbors:
- the purD gene encoding phosphoribosylamine--glycine ligase, translating into MKVLIIGNGGREHALAWKTAESSQVEKIFVAPGNAGSAMENKVENVNIGVTDIDALVAFAKKEAIDLTIVGPEAPLVIGVVDAFEKEGLAIFGPTAAAAQLEGSKAFTKDFLARHNIPTAAYGNFTEVAPAVAYIKQQGAPIVVKADGLAAGKGVILAQTEAEAIEAVEDMLQGNSFGDAGNRVVIEEFLTGEEASFICMVDGETVLPMATSQDHKARDNGDLGPNTGGMGAYSPAPVVTPEIHDRIMNEVIMPTVKGMNAEGNRYRGFLYAGVMIAADGTPKTLEYNCRFGDPETQPIMMRLRSDLAQMCLAAINGKLDTVKADWDPRASLGVVLAAGGYPADYPKGDVITGYDAALPAHQKVFQAGTAIKDGSVVTNGGRVLCAVSLGNTVAEAQAGAYDVVNKISWNKMYFRTDIGHRAIAREQK
- the purH gene encoding bifunctional phosphoribosylaminoimidazolecarboxamide formyltransferase/IMP cyclohydrolase, which translates into the protein MANQKAVTPIKRALISVSDKTGIVEFARELTAQGVEILSTGGTYRLLLDNNVKATEVSDYTGFPEMMDGRVKTLHPKVHGGILGRRDIDGAVMKEHGIEEIDMVVVNLYPFEATIERPDCDLPMAIENIDIGGPTMVRSAAKNHKDVAIVVSPTSYDSLLASLKADGGLTYDQRFDLAVQAFEHTSHYDGAIANFLGKKVEGGSEDFARTFNLQFNKQEEMRYGENPHQKAAFYVEANPKEASISTAKQIQGKALSYNNIADTDAALECVKSFDKPACVIVKHANPCGVATAASQFEAYDLAFQTDPTSAFGGIIAFNRELDAKTAQAIVDRQFVEVIIAPSVSKEAADIVAAKQNVRLLECGQWSANKSTALDYKRVNGGLLVQDRDDGTITLDDLKVVSKRQPSTEELKDLLFAWKVAKFVKSNAIVYAKAEQTIGVGAGQMSRVYSAKIAGIKAADENLEVVGSVMASDAFFPFRDGIDAAAQAGITAVIQPGGSMRDAEVIAAADEAGMAMVFTGMRHFRH
- the fis gene encoding DNA-binding transcriptional regulator Fis, yielding MVEQTHTHTFQAASSEQSQTLRDNVEKALQNYFAHLDGQPITDLYQLVLAEVEAPLLESVMNYTKDNQTKASTILGLNRGTLRKKLKQYGML
- the dusB gene encoding tRNA dihydrouridine synthase DusB, yielding MAFAIGPYCVDKPVILAPMAGVTDLPFRRLCHDQGAGLVVSEMVTSDVRLWNSTKSRHRLIHDAEVSPRSVQIAGGDPKMMAEAAQQNVELGAQIIDINMGCPAKKVCNKAAGSALLKDEALVREILESVVNSVSVPVTLKIRTGWSLDQKNGLTIAKMAEDIGIQALAIHGRTRECKFQGTAEYDTIAEIKQHLSIPIFANGDIKDPESAKFVKDYTNADGIMIGRAAQGRPWIFREINHYLETNELLAPPSLSEVRQLVINHVNALHQFYGDYLGVRIARKHVGWYLQTLADKTQFRSLFNRIDNTQEQIDKLEEFFVCL
- a CDS encoding zinc-ribbon and DUF3426 domain-containing protein, which gives rise to MANSLITRCPKCSTAFRVSDEVLSMAKGKVRCGQCFHIFDAAKVADNKAILSKSTTDNKQPKSTTVAKEQAQVDSTPLPVEPRSTDKVVDTRLAPAEEIVNPDWLHTLFNDEDLNPLGEEKPAITETNYDSYHETTPQPLDSSIKAAKRTEAKRQDEPAPWEVELAEVEAALKATSSAPSANKAAKSTPPPETTASKQAAPAKEPDYMVALHSLAQTASEQTRPSDIKNQHSILEQLSAQQSLAPLLGENEPSTRKKNTHPWLWFFASLLGLALLSGQVATHFFVEGSSSSNFRSIYRTICSYSGCVLPRFENINAITIQHVRIQSHPSIPNTLLVNAIITNTSDFSQPMPKIALEFFDLNGLPVAARLFAPSDYLHKDFLDITYMPPNTPIHLVIPIQDPGARAVTHQLRAFPTDTRSY
- the prmA gene encoding 50S ribosomal protein L11 methyltransferase, with the translated sequence MPWLQIRIHTTPDHVPAFEDTLLDCGALVVTFEDVHDDPVYEPELNTTPLWKNTKITGLFEADADIEHIRPVVEHKATSLGETDIDMKIEILEDKDWVREWMDSYHPIQFGKRLWVCPSWREVPDPDAVTLMLDPGLAFGTGTHPTTALCLQWLDSIDCENKTIIDYGCGSGILGIAGLLLGANNMVGIDIDPQAVQATEANAQRNHIDPSRIDIKLPPYESDLQADIVVANILAGPLAHLAPTISALVKTGGQLALSGILANQAEEVIQAYQEWFTIESITEREEWVRIVGTKNA